From the Streptomyces nigrescens genome, one window contains:
- a CDS encoding MFS transporter — protein MTTAMGAALRRIQLGNALSAFGNGFTVPYLYVYVAKVRDLGASTAGVVLAMLAVAALVVLPLTGRAIDRRGPLPVAIAGTVSAAVGALGLGLSATEPLVIASAIALGAGIAVIQPALATMIVWCSTTLTRSRAFATQFFLNNLGLGVGGLVGGLLVDESHASSFVRLFAIEAVMFLVLGAAVATVRLPRAPKVEDAVPTEERAKGAWRAMFADRRMVWLCVLGFVLFFACYGQFESGLAAYATEVTRIAPSSLGIALAANTAAIVAAQFVVLKLVERRRRSRVMALVGMIWTVAWLAAGLSGLVHGAQMVATMLLISTYALFGIGESLLSPTVAPLVADLAPASLIGQYNSAFALVKQLALAVGPAVGALMVGHGMYAAYIGMLVVCALGITGLSWWLGRMLRPDQDNPHRAVAAVPAARVPAESAAVPCGT, from the coding sequence GTGACCACCGCGATGGGCGCCGCGTTGCGCCGGATCCAGCTCGGGAACGCGCTGAGTGCGTTCGGGAACGGCTTCACCGTTCCGTATCTGTACGTCTATGTGGCGAAGGTGCGGGATCTTGGTGCGAGCACGGCCGGTGTGGTGCTGGCGATGCTGGCGGTGGCCGCGCTCGTCGTCCTGCCGCTGACCGGTCGGGCGATCGACCGGCGCGGACCGCTGCCGGTGGCCATCGCCGGTACGGTCTCCGCCGCCGTCGGTGCGTTGGGGCTCGGGCTGTCCGCCACGGAGCCGCTGGTCATCGCGTCGGCCATCGCGCTCGGTGCCGGGATCGCGGTCATTCAGCCGGCGCTCGCCACGATGATCGTGTGGTGCTCGACGACGCTGACCAGGTCGCGGGCGTTCGCCACCCAGTTCTTCCTGAACAACCTGGGACTGGGTGTCGGTGGGCTGGTCGGCGGGCTGCTCGTCGACGAGTCGCACGCATCGAGCTTTGTGCGCCTGTTCGCCATCGAGGCCGTGATGTTCCTGGTGCTCGGCGCGGCGGTGGCGACCGTACGGCTGCCGCGGGCGCCGAAGGTCGAGGACGCGGTGCCGACCGAGGAGCGGGCCAAGGGTGCCTGGCGGGCGATGTTCGCCGACCGGCGGATGGTGTGGCTGTGTGTGCTGGGGTTCGTGCTGTTCTTCGCCTGCTACGGGCAGTTCGAGTCGGGGCTGGCGGCGTATGCCACCGAGGTCACCCGGATCGCGCCGTCGAGCCTGGGCATTGCGCTCGCGGCCAATACGGCGGCGATCGTGGCGGCGCAGTTCGTGGTGCTCAAGCTGGTCGAGCGGCGGCGCCGCAGCCGGGTGATGGCGCTGGTCGGCATGATCTGGACGGTGGCGTGGCTCGCCGCCGGGCTGTCGGGGCTGGTGCACGGCGCGCAGATGGTGGCGACGATGCTGCTGATCTCGACGTACGCGTTGTTCGGTATCGGTGAGTCGCTGCTGTCGCCGACGGTGGCTCCGTTGGTGGCCGATCTGGCGCCGGCCTCGCTGATCGGTCAGTACAACTCGGCGTTCGCCCTGGTCAAACAGCTGGCGCTGGCGGTTGGTCCGGCGGTGGGAGCGCTGATGGTGGGGCACGGGATGTACGCGGCGTACATAGGGATGCTGGTGGTCTGCGCGCTGGGGATCACCGGGTTGTCGTGGTGGCTGGGGCGGATGCTGCGGCCGGACCAGGACAATCCGCACCGTGCGGTGGCGGCGGTGCCCGCGGCGCGGGTGCCGGCCGAGTCGGCCGCGGTGCCCTGCGGGACCTGA
- a CDS encoding MarR family winged helix-turn-helix transcriptional regulator, with translation MPEPSDAAADAAEPSLEEQIAAYQREFQDLDPQVEQVVSALQRLNRRMNVAYGRQTATLGLSNAEWEVLKALVVSGAPYQLGPGELAKRLGLTPAAMTHRIDRMASEGLVTRDRDETNRVRVIVELTRDGREKWLEAMRLASVFEEDLLQDLSGEERQLLGQVLTRLLRRVEDAQPDADGRLSDLD, from the coding sequence ATGCCTGAGCCCTCCGATGCGGCCGCCGACGCTGCCGAGCCGAGCCTCGAGGAACAGATCGCGGCCTACCAGCGCGAATTCCAGGACCTCGACCCCCAGGTGGAGCAGGTCGTCTCCGCACTGCAGCGCCTCAACCGACGGATGAACGTCGCCTACGGACGACAGACCGCCACGCTCGGCCTGAGCAACGCCGAATGGGAGGTCCTCAAGGCCCTCGTCGTCTCCGGAGCCCCCTACCAATTGGGCCCCGGCGAACTCGCCAAGCGCCTCGGCCTCACGCCGGCCGCCATGACCCACCGCATCGACCGCATGGCGAGCGAGGGGCTGGTCACCCGGGATCGCGACGAGACCAACCGCGTCCGCGTCATCGTCGAGCTGACCCGCGACGGCCGCGAGAAGTGGCTCGAGGCGATGCGCCTGGCCTCGGTCTTCGAGGAGGACCTTCTCCAGGACCTCTCCGGCGAGGAACGCCAGCTCCTCGGCCAGGTACTGACCCGTCTGCTGCGCCGCGTCGAGGACGCCCAGCCGGACGCCGACGGGCGTCTGAGCGACCTTGACTGA